The following coding sequences lie in one Methylotenera versatilis 301 genomic window:
- a CDS encoding ComEA family DNA-binding protein: protein MKKILLAFVTFLSFSLSAMAGVNINTATQAELESLDGIGPVKAQAIIDYRKKNGGFKSVDELEKVNGVGPVTLQSVRKDISISGATTAVAKPADTKAAPAKEAKPVKESKPAKEAEKATPAATVKVEDKAATKKADKVEKPVKADEKVVVKADDKDAAKKAKADDAKAAKEAKAEAAKKAKADEKAAKKAAADEKKAAKKAEAEKKAADAKAKAK, encoded by the coding sequence ATGAAAAAAATATTATTAGCATTTGTTACCTTTTTAAGCTTCAGCCTTAGTGCGATGGCTGGTGTAAATATTAATACCGCCACTCAAGCTGAACTTGAAAGCCTAGATGGCATTGGCCCAGTAAAAGCTCAAGCCATTATTGATTACCGCAAAAAAAATGGTGGATTCAAATCTGTTGATGAACTTGAAAAAGTTAACGGTGTTGGCCCAGTCACATTACAAAGTGTTCGTAAAGACATTTCTATAAGTGGTGCAACTACCGCAGTAGCAAAACCAGCTGACACAAAAGCTGCTCCAGCTAAAGAAGCAAAACCCGTGAAAGAATCAAAACCAGCGAAAGAAGCAGAAAAAGCGACTCCAGCAGCGACAGTTAAAGTAGAAGATAAAGCAGCGACTAAGAAAGCAGATAAAGTTGAGAAACCAGTTAAAGCTGATGAAAAAGTAGTAGTTAAAGCAGATGATAAAGACGCTGCAAAAAAAGCAAAAGCTGATGATGCTAAAGCAGCAAAAGAAGCTAAAGCAGAAGCTGCTAAAAAAGCTAAAGCTGACGAAAAAGCTGCTAAAAAAGCGGCCGCAGATGAAAAGAAAGCCGCTAAAAAAGCTGAGGCTGAGAAAAAAGCAGCTGATGCAAAAGCAAAAGCTAAGTAA
- a CDS encoding integration host factor subunit beta, producing the protein MTKSELITLLAERFPQLVVKDAELSVKAILDAMSDNLATGERIEIRGFGSFSLNYRPPRLGRNPKTGSKVQVPEKHVPHFKAGKELRERVDLG; encoded by the coding sequence ATGACTAAATCTGAACTAATCACCTTGCTTGCTGAGCGCTTTCCGCAGTTGGTAGTAAAAGATGCGGAACTATCAGTGAAGGCGATTTTAGATGCAATGTCCGATAACCTCGCTACTGGCGAGCGCATCGAGATACGTGGCTTTGGTAGCTTTAGCTTAAATTATCGTCCACCACGTTTAGGTCGTAACCCTAAAACCGGTAGTAAAGTGCAAGTACCAGAAAAACACGTACCTCACTTTAAAGCTGGTAAAGAGTTACGTGAACGTGTGGACTTGGGTTAA
- the rpsA gene encoding 30S ribosomal protein S1, giving the protein MASTSKSTASPMESFAALFEESLAHQEMRSGEVITAEVISVDQDHVIVNAGLKSESVIAAEEFKNAQGEIEVQVGDFVKVLIEKLEDGFGSTLLSREKAKRMETWLDLEDAMNEGRIIKGFVSGKVKGGLRVSVNGIMAFLPGSLVDVRPVKDTTPFENKECDLKVIKIDRKRNNIVVSRRAVMEVSAGADRDALMGTLAEGAVVKGIVKNITDYGAFVDLGGIDGLLHITDLAWRRVKHPSEVLTVGEEVEAKILKFDQEKNRVSLGIKQLGDDPWVALTRRYPVSTRLFGKVSNLTDYGAFVEIEPGIEGLVHVSEMDWTNKNIHPGKIAQLGDEVEVMILEIDEARRRLSLGMKQCKANPWDDFSATHHKGDNVSGQIKSITDFGVFIGLPGGIDGLVHLSDLSWSQTGEEAIRNFKKGDELQAVILAIDVEKERISLGVKQLSADPSGASASTEEKTDAKPKAKSAKAKDAAPQVPNDAASAGTTNLGALLKAKLDSKK; this is encoded by the coding sequence ATGGCTTCTACTTCTAAATCTACTGCTTCACCGATGGAATCTTTTGCTGCGCTTTTTGAAGAAAGCTTAGCTCACCAAGAAATGCGTTCTGGTGAAGTGATTACAGCTGAGGTTATCTCAGTTGACCAAGATCACGTAATTGTTAATGCTGGTCTAAAATCAGAAAGCGTTATCGCTGCTGAAGAATTCAAAAACGCTCAAGGCGAAATCGAAGTTCAAGTTGGTGACTTCGTAAAAGTGTTAATCGAAAAATTGGAAGATGGTTTCGGTTCAACATTGCTTTCACGCGAAAAAGCAAAACGCATGGAAACATGGTTAGATTTAGAAGATGCGATGAACGAAGGCCGTATCATTAAAGGTTTCGTTAGCGGTAAAGTTAAAGGCGGTTTACGCGTTTCTGTAAACGGCATCATGGCATTCTTACCAGGTTCATTGGTTGATGTACGTCCTGTAAAAGACACTACTCCTTTTGAAAACAAAGAATGTGACCTAAAAGTAATCAAAATCGATCGCAAACGTAACAACATCGTTGTTTCACGCCGTGCGGTAATGGAAGTTAGCGCTGGTGCAGACCGTGATGCGTTAATGGGTACATTGGCTGAAGGCGCAGTGGTTAAAGGTATCGTTAAAAATATTACAGACTACGGTGCATTCGTTGATTTGGGCGGCATTGATGGTTTACTACACATTACTGACTTAGCATGGCGTCGTGTAAAACACCCATCTGAAGTATTAACAGTAGGTGAAGAAGTTGAAGCGAAAATCTTGAAATTCGATCAAGAGAAAAACCGTGTTTCACTAGGTATCAAACAATTGGGCGACGATCCATGGGTTGCATTAACACGTCGCTACCCAGTTTCAACACGTCTATTCGGTAAAGTTTCTAACTTGACTGACTACGGTGCATTCGTTGAAATCGAACCAGGTATCGAAGGTTTAGTTCACGTTTCAGAAATGGATTGGACTAACAAAAATATTCACCCAGGCAAAATCGCTCAATTAGGCGACGAAGTTGAAGTCATGATTCTTGAAATCGACGAAGCTCGTCGTCGTCTATCATTGGGTATGAAACAATGTAAAGCTAACCCATGGGATGATTTCTCTGCAACACATCACAAAGGTGATAACGTTTCAGGTCAAATCAAATCTATCACTGATTTCGGTGTGTTTATTGGCTTGCCAGGCGGTATCGATGGTTTAGTTCACTTGTCAGACCTATCATGGTCACAAACTGGCGAAGAAGCTATCCGCAACTTCAAAAAAGGTGACGAGTTACAAGCAGTTATCTTAGCAATCGATGTAGAAAAAGAGCGTATTTCATTAGGTGTTAAACAACTTTCTGCTGACCCTTCAGGCGCAAGTGCTTCAACTGAAGAAAAAACAGATGCTAAACCTAAAGCTAAATCTGCAAAAGCTAAAGATGCTGCACCACAAGTACCAAATGACGCAGCTTCTGCTGGTACAACCAACCTTGGTGCTTTATTAAAAGCTAAATTAGACAGCAAAAAATAA
- the lapB gene encoding lipopolysaccharide assembly protein LapB, whose translation MEFEFWWLLALPLFFSLGWLAARVDLKQLLAESTALPAAYFKGLNFLITNQHDKAIEAFSEAVQANTDSLELHFALGSLFRKRGEVDRAIHLHLSLLDKKDLEPQQKLAVTAELAQDYLKAGLLDRAEELFESLDDDRYRQPALRALLEIYVREREWERAIKAATELERLSGVPFRVEVAHYYCEMAVKSKLANDLHTARFELEQALNANKNCVRANVLLGDMEAEADAHKEAISTWRRIEFQQPEYLGLIAPKLLNSYRALNQTADGLALLQTYLQNYKLASLINVLYEATLAEKGPESAAILARTELIKMPSLSVLDQLLQARTIALKQHTNSSENTTFNDIQLMQQTVRHAIGNKTAYHCVQCGFKAKYHHWQCPACNAWEALPAEPTTI comes from the coding sequence ATGGAATTTGAATTTTGGTGGTTGTTAGCACTTCCCCTGTTTTTTAGCTTAGGTTGGCTAGCTGCCCGTGTTGACCTAAAACAACTGCTCGCTGAATCTACTGCGCTACCTGCTGCCTACTTTAAGGGTTTGAACTTCCTTATCACCAATCAACACGATAAAGCCATTGAAGCTTTCTCTGAGGCTGTTCAAGCAAACACAGACTCATTAGAACTGCACTTTGCCTTAGGAAGCCTGTTTAGAAAACGTGGCGAAGTCGACCGTGCAATTCATTTACATTTAAGCTTGTTAGATAAAAAGGATCTGGAGCCTCAACAGAAATTGGCCGTTACTGCTGAGCTTGCACAAGATTACTTAAAAGCTGGCTTACTGGACCGCGCAGAAGAACTGTTTGAATCACTAGATGATGACAGGTATCGCCAACCTGCCCTGCGTGCTTTGCTTGAAATCTATGTAAGAGAACGCGAATGGGAGCGTGCGATTAAAGCCGCAACTGAGTTAGAGCGCTTATCTGGCGTGCCATTCCGCGTTGAAGTTGCTCATTACTATTGCGAAATGGCAGTTAAATCAAAATTAGCCAATGACTTGCACACCGCCAGATTCGAATTAGAACAAGCACTGAATGCGAATAAAAACTGTGTGCGAGCTAATGTGTTATTAGGTGATATGGAAGCCGAAGCCGATGCACATAAAGAAGCGATTTCAACATGGCGTAGAATCGAATTTCAGCAACCAGAGTATTTAGGCTTAATTGCACCTAAACTGCTGAATAGCTATCGCGCACTAAATCAAACCGCTGACGGTTTAGCACTACTGCAAACCTATTTGCAAAACTATAAATTAGCTTCATTGATTAATGTATTGTACGAAGCTACCCTAGCTGAAAAAGGGCCTGAAAGCGCAGCTATACTAGCGCGCACTGAGCTAATTAAGATGCCTAGCCTAAGCGTTCTAGATCAACTACTGCAAGCTAGAACCATTGCTTTAAAGCAACATACCAACAGTTCAGAAAATACTACATTTAACGATATTCAGCTGATGCAGCAAACTGTGCGCCATGCCATAGGTAACAAAACCGCTTATCACTGTGTGCAGTGCGGCTTCAAAGCTAAATATCACCACTGGCAATGCCCAGCATGCAACGCATGGGAAGCACTGCCAGCAGAACCAACAACCATTTAA
- the pyrF gene encoding orotidine-5'-phosphate decarboxylase, giving the protein MNNDPKIIVALDYQDAASALNLVKQLDPSLCRLKVGKELFTAAGPKFVEQLTRSNFGVFLDLKFHDIPNTVAKACTAASNLGVWMLNVHASGGLEMMQAAQQAVQQSESKPLLIAVTVLTSMNQTSLNQVGIHTDLTTHVMNLATLTQQAGLDGVVCSALEAQMLRTKLGAEFCLVTPGIRPANVNQDDQSRVVTPADALKNGSSYLVIGRPITKAEDPRKALEAIHQECNLAL; this is encoded by the coding sequence ATGAATAACGACCCTAAAATTATCGTTGCACTTGACTACCAAGATGCAGCCAGCGCACTCAATCTTGTCAAACAACTTGACCCATCGCTTTGTCGATTAAAAGTTGGTAAAGAGCTATTTACTGCAGCAGGTCCAAAATTTGTAGAGCAATTAACTCGCTCAAATTTTGGCGTATTTTTAGACTTAAAGTTTCATGACATTCCCAATACAGTAGCCAAAGCATGTACCGCAGCTAGCAACTTAGGTGTTTGGATGCTCAATGTACATGCCAGCGGCGGCCTAGAAATGATGCAGGCCGCACAACAAGCTGTTCAACAAAGTGAATCTAAACCATTGCTAATAGCCGTAACCGTGCTGACTAGCATGAACCAAACCAGCTTAAATCAAGTCGGCATACATACTGACTTGACTACTCACGTCATGAATCTCGCAACATTAACTCAGCAAGCTGGTTTAGATGGCGTTGTTTGTTCTGCACTAGAAGCTCAAATGTTACGTACCAAGTTAGGCGCTGAATTCTGCCTAGTTACCCCTGGTATACGCCCAGCTAACGTCAACCAAGATGACCAATCACGCGTTGTTACGCCTGCAGATGCACTAAAGAATGGATCTAGCTACTTAGTCATAGGTCGCCCGATCACCAAGGCTGAAGACCCTCGTAAAGCGTTAGAAGCAATTCATCAAGAATGCAACTTGGCTTTGTAA